AAAACGTTCGTGAAAGCGTCATGGAACTTAATGTATTTCCGGGAGAAAAAACACCCTGGCATTATCACACGGAGTTTTCCGAAACGTTTGAAGTGCTGGAAGGAACATTGGAAGCAGGAGTGGGAAAAGAAATATACCAATTGAAAGCAGGAGATGCGGCCACGGTATCTCCCCATGAACGTCACTATTACCACAATGTTTCAAAAGAAGTCTGTGTGATCAGGGTAATCATCAAGCCGGGCAACCAAAATTTTGAAAAAGCGCTTTTTATTTTGAAAGGGCTGTTCAACGATGGATTGGCAAGTAAGGCAGGAACTCCTAAAAAGTTTTCAGACCTGGCGGTATTCGTTTACCTGAGTAATTCAAGGATGCTGGGGTTTCAAAAAATAGCTGAGCCTGTATTCCGTTTTGTTGCACGAAGAGCTATCAAAAAAGGATATTTGGACGCTTTGATACGAACCTATTACCTGTAAGAATCCAAACGGTAATTCGATGAGGATTAGGGCAGACCGGTAGGAATACCTTGTTAAATTTTAAGATCTCTTTTCACAAAGCCCCTTTTTATTGGGGGTTTTGCGTTTAATATGCTTAATTTTGGGATGCTCTGATCAAAATACTACCTGTCATTAAATCACTTTAACATGAAAATCTCCCAATTAATCGGACTTTTGGCCTTGTGTCTTTTATCTTTTGCTGCAAAAGGGCATGAAATTGACGATTTGCTCCGGAAGGTATCGAAAGTTTCCGGTGAAAGGGAGAAAATAGAACTGTGGGAAAAGATCATTAACCTGAGTATCTGGCAAAAGTCCGAAACGGAAACCAAAAATTACATTTACCAGCTGCACCTTTACAGCAAGCAGCATAAAAACAACTACGGGGTGGCAATTGCTGATCTTTCCTATGCCAAGTATTATGAAAAGCAGCAGGATATGGATAAGGCCAAAGAACATGCCCGTTTGGCTTATGATTATTTTTATTCGAAAGGCGATCAGCTTGGAATGTGCAAGGCCAAACGTCAGCAAGGATTTAACGCGTTTAAAACCAGCAATAATGAATTGGCCACTAAACTGGCTTACGAAGCATTGGACCTGAGTATTCTGATCAAAGACCGGAAGCAGGAGGGGCTGTGTTTGTCGCAGTTGGGAATGCTTATTTTTGGTTCGCAGCCCAAGGAGGGAATCCGGATTGAGCAACAGGGATTTGACCTGCTGCAAAAAATAGGAGCAAAAAGAGAAGCTTCCATTACGGCAATCACCCTTACAACCCTTTATTTGAACAGCGGTGAAAACGCGACTGCGCAAAAGTACATCGATACGTTTTTTGTGCTCCAGCAGGGATTGAATGATCTGGGATTACTCGCCCAGGGAACGATTGATGCTGCTTTATGTGCCCAGTCACTTGGAAAAGCTGACCGGGCAGAGCAACTCCTGGAAGAAAGCGGCCGTTATTTCGCGCAAGTAAAAAGTGATGTGGTGCAGGCGCAATTCTACCGGATGAAAAGTGTTTTTTACCGGGAGAGCAACCGGTTCCCGGAAGCAATTGAAGCTGCAAAGAAAGGACTGGCGCTGATTGAAAGCAAGCAGGGACTGGACAATGAAAAAGGAATGCTGCAGTACACGCTTTTTGTTTCCTACAAAGCATTGAAACAATACGAGCAGGCTATTGCGGCTTACGAGCAGGCCGTTAATTCGGAATTTGTCTTGTATGATGAACAGACGCAGTACGGAATTGCCAACCTGAAGGAAAAATACGAAACGGAAAAAAAGGAACAGGAAAACCAGGAACTGAAACAGGTCAACGAGATCAATCAATTAAAGCTTACGACGAATCGGTATCTGATCTTTGGGATTGTACTGCTGGCAGTGTTGTTTGCGGTTGTATTTATCCTGATTATCCGGAACAACCGCATCAAAGCACGTGAAAAGAACATTCAGCTGCAGCAGAAACTGTTGGTTTCGCAAATGAATCCGCATTTCATCTTCAATTCCCTGAACTCGATCCAGAATTATATTTACAAACAGGATTCCATCAACGCTGCCACTTACCTGAGCCGGTTTTCTGAGTTGATGCGTATGATCCTGGCATTTTCGCGCAAAGATCAAGTGACGCTGGCAGAAGAAAAACAATTGCTGGAGCGTTATCTGGAAATCCAGAAAGTCCGTTTTGGTGACCAACTGGAATGGGAAATTACATCCGATGATGGACTGGATGATGAAAATGTGATGATTCCACCGATGCTGTCGCAGCCGTTTATTGAGAACTCCCTGGAACACGGGCTGTTCAAAAGCGGGGAAACCGGGAAGATCTCCATCCGGTTTGCAAAGGAAAAAGACTACCTGCTGTTTGAAATCGAAGATAACGGCGTTGGCTTGAATAATGCGGTGAAGGACAACGGAAACCATGAATCTTTGGCAACAACGATTACCCGCGAACGGATTGCAGGGATCCGTACACTCAGCGGAACGAACACGACTTTTGAAGTGATTAATTTAAGTGACCTGGACAAAGAGAAACACGGAGTAAAAGTGGTCTTCCGGATTCCTTACGAAACGCAATTCTAGCAAAATGAGAATCCAAAGCAGAGCAGCCGTGGCTGCGCTTCGGATTCAATGAGAATAAGCCCCGATAGCCATCGGAGAGAGTAATTACTTCGTTAAAGTTTCGCGGTGTCGTGCAGTTGCTGGGAATGTTAAATTGCCTGTGTAGAAACTTTTTGGTTATATTTAAGCATTAACACACAATTTTCTACTTTATGAAAATCCTATTATCTACGTTATTCCTGTTCGGGTTTTATGCCTGTGCGCAGGTTTGTAATCCAAACGGAAACATTATCATTTTTTCAAACTACGATGGTGGATCGCTGAACATCGATGTGGATGTGAACATTCCCAATCTGAAGATCGGGGTTGTTTCCTATGAAGCTGTTGAGGTGACTTTTACCGGGGCTTATGTAAACAACATTACCGGGATCGAATACGCCGGATTTAACAACGGGGGAAATACCACTTGCGGAGGAAATATCGCAACAACGACTTTTACCGGTATGCCGGGCGGAGTAACTCCCAACATCGAGTTTGTACCACCTGTTACCTACAGCGATCCCAATGGCTACATGTATATTGATTGCGGGTATTCCTGCGGAACAGGAAACCAGGGCGGTTGCAACACCGCGGCGCAGATCTATGCTTATTTCGAAAGTGTTTTTGCGGGGACTGTTTACTCCCACAAAACGCAATACGGCTGCTGGTCCGGAACACAAAGCCTTTCAGGCGGCGGGAATTGCTGTGCTGCACCACCGGCACCATCCACACCACCGGTAGCGGATTTTTCGATCTCGGATAACATGATCTGTGTGGGTGATTGCGTGAATTTTACCGATCTGACAACCAATTCACCGACTTCCTGGCAGTGGGATTTTACTCCGAATCAACCGGCGACTTCCACGGACCAGAACCCATCAGGGATTTGCTATACCGCTCCGGGAGTTTACCAGGTTACACTGATCGCGTCCAATACCGACGGAAGTGATACCATTACGCAGTCTATTACGGTAATTGGAGTGGATACTTCGATTTATGTCAACGGAACTACCCTTACATCGGGGGCAACCATCGCCACGTATCAATGGATCGACTGTGCGACTAATTTGCCGGTTGCTGGAGCTACATCTTCCTACTTTAATCCTACCGTAAACGGATCGTATGCGGTAATCGTTACGCAAAACGGGTGTACGGATACTTCCGCATGCGGAACTGTTAACTCACTGGGACTGGACCAGCTTTCGATAGCCGATTTCCTGACAATAGCTCCCAACCCGTCGAAAGGCATTTTCATAGTGGTTGATCAGCAAGGTAAGTTATCCGATCAATTGGTTACAGTGACGAACCTGTTGGGAGAAACCGTTTATTCAGCGCGCATTACTGACCAGAAGACTTCTATTGACCTGTCTTCCGCAAAAGACGGGATTTACCTGGTGAGTGTCGGAAGTGACCGCGGGCAACTGGTAACGAAGATTGTGAAAGAGTAATTGGCGTTATACAAACCACATTGTAAACAAACACCCGCGGAATTCCGCGGGGTGTTTTCACATTTAAATAGTTGACTTACAAAGTGGTGTTTGTTTTGGGTGAAATTCTTATTTAGGCGGCAATTCGTCTGAAATTTTGCTTGTGGAAATGCTACCAGCTGCGGTATCAATCGCATAAAGCAATGTAATTCCCTGCGTGGTTGCAGCCTGTGCAATGACGTTCATATTTTGTTGTGTTGTTACTGCGTTCTCAAAAAGAATCCCGGTGCTGTGAGCCATTGCTTGGTATATGCTGGATAAAGCCATAGCCGACGCATCTGTAATAACTTTCGAATTGGTTTGTGTAACCGAATCGGTAACCTGCGAATTTACTGCTGTATTATCTGCCATAATGAAAAGTGATTTGATGAATAAATGAAATTAAGATTATTTGCCGACCATTTTTAAAGCGTTTTCCACTTCAAGGGTTAATTGCTTGATTAAATCAATGTAGCCGGAAGAAGATTCTTTGATCGCTTTCAGTACAATGTCTATATTTTGAATGACTGCAGCGTCTTTGTCACTGTTTGGATTGATAATTTCAGCGACTGCTTTTGCGGTGGATGCCGTTAGAATCTGCTGCAATGCATGCTGATTGGCAACCATTTGCTGCATGAGTAAGTTTACATTGAGCGCAAATCCGGAAAGCAGGGTTTGGTGCAATACATCGGCGGTATTAGCGGGAAGTGAGTCGTGTGACTGTTCAGTGTTTGTTGTCATAGCGGTACGTAATTGGAGCGCAAATTAATCAATGTTCGGGAACTGGCAATTTTTTTAACCGTTAAATACAAACACGAATTCCCTAAAGCTTCGTAATATAAATGAATCTCTATCCGCATTTTTCACCCATCATTCCGCCTTTTGGTTCCATGTGCTAAAAACATCTTTCGGAACTTTGTTCCGGTTTTAAAAGAATAACATGAATTATACATTAATAACAGGGGCCAGTGGCGGAATAGGGGAAGCTGCGGCAAAAGCATTTGCAGCTAAAAAACACAACCTGGTCCTGGTATCTAGAAGTGAGCAGAAACTAAAAGACCTTTGCGAACAACTTTCCGGTAGTTACGGGATAAAAGCAGAATACATTGCGGCGGATCTGAGCCATGAAGAAGCGCCGGCAGCTATTTACAAAGCTTGTTTTGAACGGCATTTAACCGTCAATGTTTTGATCAACAACGCAGGAATCGGTTCGAGCGGAGATTTTACGGACAATGCACTTCAATCGGAATTGGATATCATCCGTATCAATTGCAGTTCGCTCACTGCTCTGACCCATTTGTTTTTAGCAGACATGAAAAAACGCCGGTCCGGAAGAATTGTCAACATCGGTTCCCTGATCTCATTTATTGCCAGTCCGTACATGAGCGTCTATGCGGCATCCAAACACTTCGTGAAGATTTTTACCTATTCGCTGGCGGAAGAAAGTAAACTGTACGGGGTCGACGTATTGTTCTTTAGCCCGGGACTCACAGCTTCCAACTTCATGAACACACAGGCCAACGACAATGCCTGGGGAAAAGCACTGACCGAGGGAGCGAATACGCAAACACCTGAACAGGTGGCCGGGGAATTGATACAGGCATTCGACCGGAAAAAAGCGTTCCATGTTTCCGGGAGCAGCAACCGGAGAGCCGCATTCCTTGCCGGTTTATTTCCCTTACGCACCATTGCACGCGTGTTCGCACGGCGAAAACAAAAAGAAATGGGCTTGCTTCGCAGTTAATTATCCGTTACATTTAATCGTTGGAATGAAATCGACAGTTCATCATATCGAAACGATCCGGGAACACCACCAGGTTTTGGGATATCCTGCCCTGAGGCATCCGCTAATGAGTATACACCGCTTTGAAGATCTGCCATTATACGAGGAGCGGGGAAGAGTGAGCTTCACGCTGGGATTTTATACCATTACGCTCAAACGGAATTACGACTGTAAAGCGATTTACGGGCAAACAAGTTATGATTTTGACGAAGGATTGATGGGATTTACTGCTCCAAGACAACTTTCCGTGCTCGATCCCGGGTTCACACTTCCGCAGGAAGGCTGGATCATTTACCTGCATCCGGATTTTCTCAGAAACAGTTCACTGGCAGCAAAAATCAAATCGTTTGACTATTTTCACTATGCTGTAAACGAAGCACTGATCCTGTCGCAGGAAGAAGAGGAAGAAATCGAGCAGCTTTTCCGCAGTATTCAAACCGAATATCAACGGCCCATCGATACATTCAGCAGGGATATTCTGTTGTCAAAAATCGAGTTGTTGCTGACCATGAGCAACCGGTTCTATCACCGGCAGTTTATCACCCGGAAAACACCCCACAGCGAACTGCTGACCCGGTTCGAAGCGATTCTTGACGAATATTTTAACAGTGAAAATCAACCGGATGGTTTGCCTTCGGTGGGTTATTTTGCAGAAAAACTGAACCTTTCGGGTAAATACCTTTCCGACCTGCTGGTCAGCCTTACCGGACAGACAACTTTGCAGCACATACACCACAGGCTGATCGAAAAAGCAAAAGAGAAACTGGCGGCAGGTACGCTTACAGTCAATGAAATTGCTTACGAACTCGGATTTAACCATGCACAATCGTTCAGTAAGCTTTTCCGGGCAAAGACCAATCTTTCGCCGGTGGAATTCCGGAAATCATTTCACGAAAGCTGAATCAGAATGAGAACCCAAGCAGATTGGCCGCGGCTGATCGCTTCGGATTAAATGAGATTCGATTTATTCAGACGGATAGAGAACAGCAGGACAAATTAGATACAAATCAGGTGAAATGTCCGGATATATAATAATTTTTAGTTGTAAAAGCTGTATTATTGAGGCATCAATGATCTTGTTTCATTCATGAGGAGCTATACACTAATCGTAGTTGATGACAACCCGCTGGTTATCGGGCTGGTAGGGCAATTTTGTAAAAATCACAAGGACATCGTCTACCTGAAAGGTTTTCACGAACCTTTGGAAGCATTGGATTATCTCTCGAAGCATGCGGTTGACATCGTGATCCTGGATATTGAAATGCCGAATCTAAACGGGTTGGAATTCGCCAAAATGATCCAACCGCCTACGAAGTTTATCTTTTCGACCTCTCATAAAAATTATGCCCTGGAAGGCTTTGAACTGTCGGCAACAGACTATTTATTGAAACCTTATTCTTTCGAGCGTTTCGAACTGGCGGTAAACAAAGCGATCAACCTGATCAACATGGAAGAGGCTTCTAAACCTGCTGCGGAAGCTGCAATCGTAGTGAAATCGAGTTACAGCAATGTGAAGTTGTTCCTGAAAGACATTCAGTACCTGGAAAGCGTGGAAGATTATGTGATCATTCATCTGGACAACGAAGAACCTGTAAAAGTGAGAAGTACTTTGAAAGGCATTTCGGAAGAACTCCCGAAAGAAGAGTTTGTCCGCATCCACAGATCTTACATCGTGCCGCTGTTTCGCGTAACGGAGTACCGGAAAACGAAAGTACTGGTCGGTGAAACCGAACTGCCGGTCAGTGTGTCATATAAAGACGATTTCCTGAACCTGATGAAAAATCGCTGAGCCAACCGCATTAAAAAGTTTTTTAGTGAATCAATTTTTGAAAACCACAACGTTTTAAACTGAGCATTTAGTTTATTTATTTTTCGCTGTGTCCCTTGATATATCAGTAATTGAGCTACCTTCACGGACTAAAAAAAACAATTTATTGTTAAAATGTGCCTTCCGGCGAAAATCAATAATCCGCGGGATCTTGGTTTCGTTTTCCTGAACCCGGCCAATGTTAAATGAGAAGGCCATTTTTGCTGGGTTTTCCTTAAGTTCTTGTCTTCAAAAATAAATTATATGAGACAAAGTTATTTTCAAATGAGGAGTTTACCTAAGTTGTTAGGTATAACCGTCTTCATGGGAACATTGCTATCCAATTATTCGTGGTCCCAGCAATCGAAACAACATACCGACCAGAAACGGTATGCTGCGATCAAAGCAAAACCGGCCATCGAACAAAAAAAGAGTGATGAGGTGAGAGCGACAGCTTTCAATGGAGTGGAAGACCTTGAAAAAAGGACGAAAAATGCCAAACACTTCCGGAATGCGAATGGTACATACACCGCTCAAATCGGTGGGAATTACCACTACAAGGACGCGAACGGCAAGTGGCAGGATATTGATTTGAATATCGGGCAAGGAGTAAGCGGAATGCCGGGATATGGATTCCAAAACGTAACAAATGATGTGAAAAGCTATTTCCCGCAGCATGCAGGAACAGAAGGTGTAATCATGCGGCTTGAGAATGGTTCTGAATTCACGTGGTGGAAAAATCCGCAATTCAGAATTGTGTCAAGCGGAAATGCAGTGAACCTAAAAAGACCTTCTGCCGTTCCGGGAACAGTATCCGGTGAAAAATTGTCCTATCCGGACTTATACCCAAATATTTCAGAAGAGTTTGTGGTATTGAACGGCGGGATAGAAAACAACTTGGTCCTGAATGCACTGACACCTGAATTGGCTGCTTTGTCTGCAGGCTCAACACTGGAGTTCAGCCAGTTTATTCCTTTGCAGAACGGCTGGCAGATTTTCAATGCCGAAGGGAAAGCAATGACGGGAGATTTCCGGACAACTGATTTCTCACTTCAATTAGGAAATGCCGACAGCAAAATCTATTTCGGCCGGGTAACGGTGTTTGACCGCGCTATTTCCAAACAGGAAGCAATGCTGATTCACGCGCCTGCAGATAAGTTGAGTGCGGAACAGAAAAAGCAGCTGGAGCAAAGTGTTTATACCATTACTTACCAGGTGCGTTTTGTGAACGGGGGAGTGGAAATCATTTCTGCGCTTCCGGCTTCCTGGCTACAGGCTTCCGGGCGTAGTTTCCCGGTTACAATCGACCCGACGGTTACGATTACCCCGGCAGGAGTTGAAAGTACGTTTTACGGGCCGATGTCGCACTGGTATGGTTACCAGCGTCACGCAACCCTTTACCTGCAATCGGAGATCGGGATTTACGGAACCATTACAGATATCGAGTATAACAGTACGACCACCGGAACTGCAGGAAGCAGACCTACGAAAGTGTACATGCAAAAGACCCCGAATACAACACTTTCTGCAGGAATCTGGAATTCCGCAACCTATACGGGTGGTTCGCAATTGTGCTTAGACCAGAATACCGACCAGGGGAATACAACAGGCTGGAAAATGCTTTCTCTGACCGCGCCTTTTATCTACGACCAGGATAATTTGATGATCATGGTACTGGACGCATGGGGAGGATCGGGATCTACCAAATACTACAACATTTCACCTACACCGGCAAACCGCCAGGCTTATAGCAGGGTAGACGGAACTGATCCGGGAGACGGGGCAAGTCTTTCCATCGAGAACAGATTGTCCGAAATTCGCATCACCTACGTTCCTTCTGCTACTTGTACCGGTTTACCGGCTTCCGTAACGGCTTCGGCAGATGCATCTGCTATTTGTCCGACTGTTCCGATCAATTTATCACTGACCGGTATGTCTATCCAATCAGGAATCAGCGTACAGTGGGAATCATCTACAGACGGAGGAACAACCTGGAACCCGTTGGGAGCGCCTCAAAGCGGTTTGACTTATACGGTTACCGGCGGACAAACAGTGGAAACACAGTACCGCGCGGTGGTAACCTGTGTGCCTACAAGTGATGAAGTGACTTCTTCGGTTGTGACTGTTACGATGTCGGCACCGGTTAGCTGCGGATGTACTCCGGCGGCTTCCAATTGCAGTCTGGACGATGAAATTCAAAATGTTACGTTTGCAGGAATCGATAATAACAGTACTTGTTCTACCGGAGGATACGGAGATTACCGCGCGTCTGTCAGCCCGGCTTCCGTGGTATCCGGATTGAGTTACCCGATAACCGTTACAACAGGGGAAGGAGGAAATGAAGCTGTTGCCGTATGGATCGATTACAACCAGAACGGTGTTTATGAGCTATCCGAATATGCGTATATCGGGAATACAGCAGGAGGAACGGTGAATACTACTCTGAATATTCCGGGAGCAGCATTGGCCGGAACAACGAGTATGAGAGTTCGTTCATTCTACATTGCTTCCGGTGATCCGTTGTTGGTTTACGAGGATACCCCGAATTCAGCATGTGCTACCATCAGTACCGGTTACGGAGAGACTGAAGATTACCTGGTAACGATCGCCGCAGGGGCCAACTGTTCCGGAGCACCGGATGCAGGTACAATCTCTGCCAGTGAAACGATTGTTTGTCTGAACGAACCAATTACATTGACGTCCGATGCATCGAATCCGGTTGTAGGAGTTGAATACCAGTGGCAGGCTTCTGTTGATGGCGGCGCAACCTGGACGGATTTAGGAACAGCTTCCGGAGTTTCAACTTATACGGTTCCTTCCCAATCCGAAGAAACCATGTACCATTTGATAGCAACCTGTACCCTGACAGGCGATGCGGATACATCTGCAAGTGTTACCGTTGATCAGCAGGTTCCAACACAGTGTTACTGTATCAATGCTATTCCGTTCAACTGTACGGACGGAGATTTGATCACGAATGTAACAATCGGAAGTATCAACAACAACTCCGCATGCGGAAGCACTTCAACCGGCTATTCCGACTATACGACATCCGTTGCTCCGGCAAATATCCAGGCTGGAACTACCGTTCCGGTTTCAGTTTCGGTTGGTCCTTCTGGTGGAGGCTGGATGTACGAATCCGTTGGCGTATGGATCGACTACAACCAAAACGGATTGCTGGATTCCATTGAAGGCGAATAC
The window above is part of the Fluviicola sp. genome. Proteins encoded here:
- a CDS encoding T9SS type A sorting domain-containing protein; this encodes MGTLLSNYSWSQQSKQHTDQKRYAAIKAKPAIEQKKSDEVRATAFNGVEDLEKRTKNAKHFRNANGTYTAQIGGNYHYKDANGKWQDIDLNIGQGVSGMPGYGFQNVTNDVKSYFPQHAGTEGVIMRLENGSEFTWWKNPQFRIVSSGNAVNLKRPSAVPGTVSGEKLSYPDLYPNISEEFVVLNGGIENNLVLNALTPELAALSAGSTLEFSQFIPLQNGWQIFNAEGKAMTGDFRTTDFSLQLGNADSKIYFGRVTVFDRAISKQEAMLIHAPADKLSAEQKKQLEQSVYTITYQVRFVNGGVEIISALPASWLQASGRSFPVTIDPTVTITPAGVESTFYGPMSHWYGYQRHATLYLQSEIGIYGTITDIEYNSTTTGTAGSRPTKVYMQKTPNTTLSAGIWNSATYTGGSQLCLDQNTDQGNTTGWKMLSLTAPFIYDQDNLMIMVLDAWGGSGSTKYYNISPTPANRQAYSRVDGTDPGDGASLSIENRLSEIRITYVPSATCTGLPASVTASADASAICPTVPINLSLTGMSIQSGISVQWESSTDGGTTWNPLGAPQSGLTYTVTGGQTVETQYRAVVTCVPTSDEVTSSVVTVTMSAPVSCGCTPAASNCSLDDEIQNVTFAGIDNNSTCSTGGYGDYRASVSPASVVSGLSYPITVTTGEGGNEAVAVWIDYNQNGVYELSEYAYIGNTAGGTVNTTLNIPGAALAGTTSMRVRSFYIASGDPLLVYEDTPNSACATISTGYGETEDYLVTIAAGANCSGAPDAGTISASETIVCLNEPITLTSDASNPVVGVEYQWQASVDGGATWTDLGTASGVSTYTVPSQSEETMYHLIATCTLTGDADTSASVTVDQQVPTQCYCINAIPFNCTDGDLITNVTIGSINNNSACGSTSTGYSDYTTSVAPANIQAGTTVPVSVSVGPSGGGWMYESVGVWIDYNQNGLLDSIEGEYTNVGTGLNQALTANIAIPATALPGPTRMRVVVTASITGLHAYVCGPIDEDENYGEMEDYTLNILSTVVVDSVVVETQGGVPAQITTPAGTLQLEATVYPLTVNQDVTWSVIPVTGGATISATGLVTAQANGTVWAKAVSDEDPTKADSILVTISNQTVIGVDSVVVTTVGGVPAQITTPAGTLQLQAAVYPLTVSQNVTWSLIPVTGSATISTGGLVTASGNGTVWAKAVSVADATKADSILITITNQDLGVATLNLSDFALYPNPTTDFVTLKSAEEHGALNLTIMDVAGKVVFSDQLTGNALHAGYQVELGSYSNGIYILRLTGSDTNIQRQIIKK
- a CDS encoding LytTR family DNA-binding domain-containing protein gives rise to the protein MRSYTLIVVDDNPLVIGLVGQFCKNHKDIVYLKGFHEPLEALDYLSKHAVDIVILDIEMPNLNGLEFAKMIQPPTKFIFSTSHKNYALEGFELSATDYLLKPYSFERFELAVNKAINLINMEEASKPAAEAAIVVKSSYSNVKLFLKDIQYLESVEDYVIIHLDNEEPVKVRSTLKGISEELPKEEFVRIHRSYIVPLFRVTEYRKTKVLVGETELPVSVSYKDDFLNLMKNR
- a CDS encoding T9SS type A sorting domain-containing protein encodes the protein MKILLSTLFLFGFYACAQVCNPNGNIIIFSNYDGGSLNIDVDVNIPNLKIGVVSYEAVEVTFTGAYVNNITGIEYAGFNNGGNTTCGGNIATTTFTGMPGGVTPNIEFVPPVTYSDPNGYMYIDCGYSCGTGNQGGCNTAAQIYAYFESVFAGTVYSHKTQYGCWSGTQSLSGGGNCCAAPPAPSTPPVADFSISDNMICVGDCVNFTDLTTNSPTSWQWDFTPNQPATSTDQNPSGICYTAPGVYQVTLIASNTDGSDTITQSITVIGVDTSIYVNGTTLTSGATIATYQWIDCATNLPVAGATSSYFNPTVNGSYAVIVTQNGCTDTSACGTVNSLGLDQLSIADFLTIAPNPSKGIFIVVDQQGKLSDQLVTVTNLLGETVYSARITDQKTSIDLSSAKDGIYLVSVGSDRGQLVTKIVKE
- a CDS encoding cupin domain-containing protein; translated protein: MKTKAFIRLVSSAKNVRESVMELNVFPGEKTPWHYHTEFSETFEVLEGTLEAGVGKEIYQLKAGDAATVSPHERHYYHNVSKEVCVIRVIIKPGNQNFEKALFILKGLFNDGLASKAGTPKKFSDLAVFVYLSNSRMLGFQKIAEPVFRFVARRAIKKGYLDALIRTYYL
- a CDS encoding SDR family NAD(P)-dependent oxidoreductase; amino-acid sequence: MNYTLITGASGGIGEAAAKAFAAKKHNLVLVSRSEQKLKDLCEQLSGSYGIKAEYIAADLSHEEAPAAIYKACFERHLTVNVLINNAGIGSSGDFTDNALQSELDIIRINCSSLTALTHLFLADMKKRRSGRIVNIGSLISFIASPYMSVYAASKHFVKIFTYSLAEESKLYGVDVLFFSPGLTASNFMNTQANDNAWGKALTEGANTQTPEQVAGELIQAFDRKKAFHVSGSSNRRAAFLAGLFPLRTIARVFARRKQKEMGLLRS
- a CDS encoding histidine kinase; amino-acid sequence: MKISQLIGLLALCLLSFAAKGHEIDDLLRKVSKVSGEREKIELWEKIINLSIWQKSETETKNYIYQLHLYSKQHKNNYGVAIADLSYAKYYEKQQDMDKAKEHARLAYDYFYSKGDQLGMCKAKRQQGFNAFKTSNNELATKLAYEALDLSILIKDRKQEGLCLSQLGMLIFGSQPKEGIRIEQQGFDLLQKIGAKREASITAITLTTLYLNSGENATAQKYIDTFFVLQQGLNDLGLLAQGTIDAALCAQSLGKADRAEQLLEESGRYFAQVKSDVVQAQFYRMKSVFYRESNRFPEAIEAAKKGLALIESKQGLDNEKGMLQYTLFVSYKALKQYEQAIAAYEQAVNSEFVLYDEQTQYGIANLKEKYETEKKEQENQELKQVNEINQLKLTTNRYLIFGIVLLAVLFAVVFILIIRNNRIKAREKNIQLQQKLLVSQMNPHFIFNSLNSIQNYIYKQDSINAATYLSRFSELMRMILAFSRKDQVTLAEEKQLLERYLEIQKVRFGDQLEWEITSDDGLDDENVMIPPMLSQPFIENSLEHGLFKSGETGKISIRFAKEKDYLLFEIEDNGVGLNNAVKDNGNHESLATTITRERIAGIRTLSGTNTTFEVINLSDLDKEKHGVKVVFRIPYETQF
- a CDS encoding RebB family R body protein → MADNTAVNSQVTDSVTQTNSKVITDASAMALSSIYQAMAHSTGILFENAVTTQQNMNVIAQAATTQGITLLYAIDTAAGSISTSKISDELPPK
- a CDS encoding helix-turn-helix domain-containing protein; its protein translation is MKSTVHHIETIREHHQVLGYPALRHPLMSIHRFEDLPLYEERGRVSFTLGFYTITLKRNYDCKAIYGQTSYDFDEGLMGFTAPRQLSVLDPGFTLPQEGWIIYLHPDFLRNSSLAAKIKSFDYFHYAVNEALILSQEEEEEIEQLFRSIQTEYQRPIDTFSRDILLSKIELLLTMSNRFYHRQFITRKTPHSELLTRFEAILDEYFNSENQPDGLPSVGYFAEKLNLSGKYLSDLLVSLTGQTTLQHIHHRLIEKAKEKLAAGTLTVNEIAYELGFNHAQSFSKLFRAKTNLSPVEFRKSFHES